In a genomic window of Melitaea cinxia chromosome 2, ilMelCinx1.1, whole genome shotgun sequence:
- the LOC123666986 gene encoding uncharacterized protein LOC123666986 translates to MATETEQALSILENTALLLKKTQLNLSKCPKQRLAKVGYLQTRIKTIEEYWMIFKEAHKKLLTCTTREERGLLPYFENEEFFLQEDLYLCMLGDLKDMLAAVESAKSKQSPPEDLQNKKVHLPAIHLPLFSGEYELWPSFKDLFSSLVHNCTTLSDVEKLHYLKTSVAGEAATLLKHITVTSANYIQAWGTLNHRYGNKRLIVNALLKRLFAQKKCTSQAATQLKSLLDTTNEVLQSLENLEVSTDSWDPVIIFLVAQKLDPESQKEWEQNSYSENSQDLSTWRDLRKFLEAKFRTLELVNPPTTTKLAKERVLHVTATERPKQRSCALCTDAHTLCHCNVFTKMSPNERREHVKTNKLCFNCLGVGHSVFRCRLPTSCRICKRRHHTLLHLPNYGEASASHVVANQPMSSNQANVEEGEVKAMVASHYHAGRKQTISLLATAIVILKNERGHTTALKALIDSGSQACFISEKATQILKLHKTAVDLIVSGLESTKVRVRHEVNVNVLSRWNNFILPIKAFVMKKPLTSNIHSGTIIRRDWPHLAGIQLADETFSASCNIDLLLGVNEYANIMKKGLIKGPPGTPCAQDTYLGWILMGGIDINVRKHEQSLTVMKQEVDIEDLLKTIWEVDEDTKRNLTQREQLCEDIYTKTQKRDECGRYVVKLPFNTEEPKSTEGNTRDIAMKRLMQLERRFNQNKELKHEYKKVIEDYIDLKHIEEIPTEEINNKSVYLPHHAVIRNDKETTKTRVVFDASCKGSNGVSLNDELLTGPVLQDDLRNLIMRWRTHAVCFVADIQKMYRMIWVDREDADYQRILWRNDQSEEVKDYRLLTVTFGTASAPYLAVRTLMKLAEDEGDRYPEAAKILREDFYVDDAMSGSDSLQQAIKNSQDLRALLHLGGFELKKWSSNSREFLETVDPGDRSSNSNLELKIDGIIKALGVQWNLGKDRFEYNLNLPSISEVITKRSILSDIQKLFDPLGWIAPSIVLTKMLMQELWLERINWDDALNSKIASRWITLRSDLEHVNGIYIERWVGTTCANRESIELHGFSDASIKAYSAVVYCRVTYPDGTNKTTLIAARTRVAPLKTISLPRLELCGALILSRLLKQVGQAMRIPATQIYAWTDSSIVLSWLFGDPNNWKVFVANRVVEVTTNVSCSQWHHVQTQDNPADVGSRGMLVENLKKCELWWHGPDWLQQSKIQFTKPNIMQTEIERKNNKIQNLKITYNRNEQEKRLLTQFEEFDTLLELLRTITYCRRFLKQKTLKDRIDSKITTEELHVSMQTCIKRAQEDEFTEDIKSLKTKKRVKKTSKLKALDPYLDEDGILKVGGRLRNSELANEVKHPIILGHASRLTYLVVAEAHLKTLHGGVQLMLTYLRSKYWILRAKSLVKQCIHRCLICAKQGARVKTQLMGDLPSFRVKPARPFLNSGVDFAGPIQILLKKGRGAQTGKAYIAIFVCMSTKAIHLELVGDLTSAAFIGAFKRFCARRGRCTNLWSDQGRNFVGANKELVEAWREARLQFDGEISELLANDGTQWHFIPAYSPNFGNLWETGVKSIKHHLRRILNTNLTYEELTTVLCGIEACLNSRPLCPQEDSTLEPLTPGHFLITEAPVTVPDVNLKDAKISNLTRWQYTQKLLNDFWSRWQKEYLTRLQQRPKWLKREEEFKIGDIVLIKQDNLPPGKWLMGRITDKHPGPDGLTRVYSVKSGDNITKRCVTKLCALPIEID, encoded by the coding sequence ATGGCCACGGAAACCGAACAAGCACTCAGTATACTGGAAAATACAGCCCTACTATTGAAGAAAACACAGCTCAATTTATCAAAATGCCCCAAACAACGACTGGCTAAAGTGGGCTACTTACAAACCAGAATTAAAACAATTGAAGAATACTGGATGATTTTCAAAGAAGCccataaaaaattattgacctGTACCACTCGTGAGGAGCGTGGATTGCTGCCATATTTCGAGAATGAGGAATTTTTTCTACAAGAAGATTTGTACTTGTGTATGTTGGGAGACTTGAAAGACATGTTGGCGGCAGTCGAGTCTGCCAAAAGTAAACAATCGCCACCAGAAGACCTGCAAAATAAGAAAGTTCACCTCCCGGCTATACATTTACCTCTGTTTTCGGGCGAGTACGAACTCTGgcctagttttaaagatttattttcatcACTCGTCCACAACTGCACGACACTAAGCGACGTCGAAAAACTCCATTACCTAAAAACCAGTGTGGCAGGTGAAGCAGCAACTTTATTGAAGCACATTACAGTAACAAGCGCTAACTACATTCAAGCATGGGGAACGCTGAACCATCGATATGGGAACAAGCGTCTAATAGTGAACGCATTGTTGAAGCGACTTTTTGCCCAGAAGAAATGTACCAGCCAAGCCGCAACCCAACTGAAATCTCTACTCGACACCACCAACGAAGTATTACAGAGTTTAGAAAATCTGGAGGTGTCGACGGATTCTTGGGATCCAGTAATTATATTTCTGGTTGCACAGAAGTTGGACCCAGAATCCCAGAAAGAGTGGGAACAAAATTCCTACTCAGAGAATTCCCAGGACTTGTCGACTTGGAGGGATCTGCGCAAGTTTTTGGAGGCAAAATTCAGGACATTGGAATTAGTCAACCCCCCCACTACTACGAAGCTTGCCAAGGAACGAGTCCTTCACGTTACAGCCACGGAAAGACCAAAGCAAAGAAGTTGTGCTTTATGTACAGATGCGCACACGTTATGCCATTGTAACGTATTCACCAAGATGTCACCAAACGAACGTAGAGAACATGTCAAAACAAACAAGCTCTGTTTCAATTGCCTCGGAGTTGGACATTCGGTGTTTAGGTGCCGTTTGCCAACATCATGCCGTATATGTAAGAGACGTCACCACACTCTTCTACATCTACCTAACTACGGGGAGGCATCGGCTTCTCATGTTGTAGCTAATCAACCGATGTCATCCAATCAAGCAAATGTAGAAGAAGGGGAAGTTAAAGCAATGGTTGCGTCACACTATCACGCAGGGCGGAAACAGACAATTTCACTATTAGCCACTGCAATAGTAATTTTAAAGAATGAACGTGGACACACTACTGCATTGAAGGCGCTAATAGACTCAGGATCTCAAGCATGTTTTATAAGTGAAAAGGCAACTCAGATCCTGAAACTACACAAGACAGCAGTAGATCTTATCGTGTCTGGACTTGAGTCCACGAAGGTTAGAGTCAGGCATgaagtaaatgtaaatgtattatCACGATGGAACAATTTCATTTTACCTATTAAAGCCTTCGTGATGAAGAAGCCCTTGACCTCTAACATACATTCAGGCACAATAATAAGAAGAGATTGGCCGCACCTTGCTGGCATTCAACTGGCAGACGAAACATTTTCCGCCTCCTGTAACATCGATCTGCTGTTGGGTGTCAATGAGTATGCAAACATTATGAAGAAGGGATTGATCAAAGGTCCACCAGGTACACCATGCGCACAAGATACATACCTGGGATGGATCCTTATGGGTGGAATTGACATCAATGTCAGGAAGCATGAGCAATCCTTAACGGTCATGAAACAAGAAGTTGATATAGAAGATTTACTGAAAACAATTTGGGAAGTTGATGAAGATACGAAAAGAAATTTAACACAAAGGGAACAGTTATGTGAAGATATATACACTAAGACACAGAAGCGAGATGAATGTGGAAGATATGTTGTCAAATTACCATTCAACACTGAAGAACCTAAATCAACAGAAGGAAATACGAGAGATATAGCAATGAAAAGACTAATGCAATTAGAAAGAAGGttcaatcaaaataaagaattaaagcACGAATACAAGAAGGTAATTGAAGATTACATAGATCTAAAACATATCGAAGAAATACCTacagaagaaataaataataaatcagtCTACTTACCTCACCACGCCGTGATCCgtaatgataaagaaaccacGAAGACTCGTGTCGTATTTGACGCTTCGTGCAAGGGCTCCAACGGTGTCTCTCTCAATGACGAACTGTTGACGGGTCCTGTACTGCAAGACGATCTGAGAAACCTGATAATGAGGTGGAGAACTCACGCCGTTTGCTTTGTTGCTGATATCCAGAAAATGTACCGTATGATATGGGTTGACCGAGAAGACGCAGATTATCAAAGAATTTTGTGGAGAAACGACCAATCTGAAGAAGTCAAAGACTACCGATTGTTGACTGTTACGTTTGGAACAGCTTCTGCTCCCTATCTCGCCGTAAGAACCCTTATGAAGTTAGCAGAAGATGAAGGCGACCGGTATCCCGAAGCTGCTAAGATTTTGCGTGAAGATTTTTACGTAGATGATGCAATGTCTGGAAGTGACAGTCTGCAACAAGCAATAAAGAATAGTCAAGATCTTAGAGCGCTTCTTCATTTGGGTGGATTCGAACTAAAGAAATGGTCATCCAACAGCCGAGAATTCTTGGAAACAGTTGATCCTGGCGATAGATCGTCTAATTCTAATCTGGAATTGAAGATTGATGGAATAATAAAGGCACTTGGCGTACAATGGAATTTAGGAAAAGACAGATTCGAGTACAATTTAAACTTACCTTCAATCAGTGAAGTGATCACGAAGCGAAGCATTCTGTCTGACATCCAAAAGTTGTTTGACCCACTCGGCTGGATTGCGCCTAGCATCGTTCTGACAAAGATGTTAATGCAAGAACTATGGCTTGAAAGAATAAACTGGGACGATGCATTGAATTCTAAAATAGCCAGCAGGTGGATCACATTGCGATCTGATCTTGAACATGTGAATGGAATCTATATAGAAAGATGGGTAGGTACGACGTGCGCCAACAGAGAGTCTATAGAACTCCATGGATTCAGCGATGCATCCATCAAAGCATATAGCGCTGTAGTATATTGCAGAGTGACTTACCCAGACGGTACGAACAAAACGACGCTTATCGCAGCAAGAACAAGAGTGGCTCCATTGAAAACAATATCCTTACCTCGTTTGGAGCTCTGCGGCGCGTTGATACTCTCAAGATTGCTTAAGCAAGTTGGTCAAGCAATGAGAATACCTGCAACTCAAATTTATGCTTGGACAGATTCGTCCATTGTCCTGTCGTGGTTATTTGGAGATCCAAACAACTGGAAGGTGTTTGTAGCAAACAGAGTTGTTGAGGTTACAACAAATGTATCCTGCAGTCAGTGGCATCACGTCCAAACTCAAGATAATCCAGCTGATGTTGGTTCCAGGGGGATGTTAGTAGAAAATCTGAAAAAGTGTGAATTATGGTGGCATGGGCCAGACTGGTTACAACAATCGAAGATACAGTTCACTAAACCAAACATTATGCAAACAGAaattgaaaggaaaaataataaaatacaaaatttaaaaataacttacaaCAGAAATGAACAAGAGAAGAGACTACTTACACAATTTGAAGAATTTGATACACTATTAGAGCTACTTAGAACAATCACATACTGCCGAAGATTCctgaaacaaaaaacattaaaggACAGAATAGATAGCAAAATCACAACTGAAGAACTACACGTATCGATGCAGACCTGTATAAAAAGAGCACAAGAAGATGAATTTACAGAAGATATAAAatcgttaaaaacaaaaaagagagTTAAGAAAACAAGCAAACTAAAAGCACTAGATCCTTACCTAGACGAAGATGGAATCCTGAAGGTGGGCGGTCGGCTCAGGAACTCTGAACTGGCTAATGAAGTGAAGCATCCAATCATTTTGGGTCATGCAAGTAGACTTACCTATTTAGTGGTCGCAGAAGCACATTTGAAGACGCTGCATGGAGGAGTGCAATTGATGCTCACTTACCTGCGATCGAAATACTGGATACTCCGCGCGAAGTCCCTAGTAAAGCAGTGTATCCATCGATGCTTGATATGTGCTAAACAAGGGGCTAGGGTAAAAACACAATTGATGGGAGACTTACCAAGTTTTCGGGTAAAACCAGCTCGGCCATTCCTTAACTCCGGTGTCGACTTTGCGGGACCAAttcaaattttactaaaaaaggGCAGAGGAGCTCAAACTGGCAAGGCGTACATagctatttttgtatgtatgtctacGAAGGCGATCCACTTAGAGTTAGTTGGTGATCTGACTTCAGCTGCATTCATTGGTGCCTTTAAACGATTTTGCGCACGAAGAGGCAGATGCACAAACTTGTGGAGTGATCAGGGAAGAAATTTTGTTGGTGCTAACAAGGAGCTGGTTGAAGCCTGGAGGGAAGCTCGCCTACAATTTGATGGAGAAATTAGTGAATTACTTGCTAATGATGGAACACAATGGCACTTCATCCCGGCCTACTCCCCAAATTTTGGAAATTTATGGGAGACTGGTGTGAAGTCTATTAAGCACCATCTACGAAGAATCCTTAACACTAACCTTACCTATGAAGAGCTTACAACGGTTCTCTGTGGAATTGAAGCGTGCTTGAACTCGAGACCGCTGTGCCCGCAGGAGGACAGCACGTTAGAACCACTAACTCCGGGTCATTTTTTGATAACTGAAGCCCCTGTAACCGTGCCTGATGTGAACCTGAAAGACGCTAAAATAAGCAACCTGACACGTTGGCAATACACGCAAAAACTGCTGAATGACTTCTGGTCAAGATGGCAAAAAGAATACTTGACGCGGCTGCAACAAAGACCGAAATGGTTAAAACGCGAAGAAGAATTTAAGATAGGAGACATTGTCCTCATAAAACAGGACAATTTGCCACCAGGAAAGTGGCTTATGGGACGAATAACCGACAAGCATCCTGGCCCTGACGGTCTTACCAGAGTCTATAGTGTAAAGAGTGGCGATAATATAACAAAGCGATGCGTAACCAAACTATGTGCGTTGCCCATCGAAATAGATTAG